From the Leptospira sp. WS60.C2 genome, one window contains:
- a CDS encoding peptide chain release factor-like protein, with the protein MSLSFPVSLEKNASLKKRMESLGIRESDLKEQFVKASGKGGQNVNKVATAVVLQHVPSGKQVKCSIYRTQGLNRYKARDLLCLEMEKEQRPETFRYKLEAIRKQKSKQKKRAEEKNKHNSLENNETED; encoded by the coding sequence ATGTCCCTTTCGTTTCCAGTTTCCCTAGAAAAAAATGCTTCTCTCAAAAAACGAATGGAGTCACTCGGCATTCGCGAATCGGATCTCAAGGAACAGTTTGTGAAGGCGAGTGGGAAAGGGGGACAAAACGTGAATAAGGTGGCAACAGCGGTTGTGTTACAGCATGTCCCTTCGGGAAAACAGGTGAAGTGTTCGATCTACCGTACCCAAGGACTCAATCGTTATAAAGCTCGTGACCTGCTTTGTTTGGAAATGGAGAAAGAACAGAGACCAGAAACCTTTCGTTATAAACTAGAGGCGATCCGCAAACAAAAATCAAAACAAAAGAAACGGGCAGAGGAAAAAAATAAACATAACAGTTTAGAAAATAACGAAACCGAAGATTGA
- the groL gene encoding chaperonin GroEL (60 kDa chaperone family; promotes refolding of misfolded polypeptides especially under stressful conditions; forms two stacked rings of heptamers to form a barrel-shaped 14mer; ends can be capped by GroES; misfolded proteins enter the barrel where they are refolded when GroES binds) produces the protein MAKTIEFDESARRKLLSGVNKLANAVKVTLGPKGRNVVIDKKFGSPTITKDGVTVAKEIELEDAIENMGAQMVKEVSTKTNDIAGDGTTTATILAQAIINEGLKNVTAGANPMALKHGIDKAVVAAVEEIKKHAIKINSKAEYANVATISANNDPEIGNLIAQAFDKVGKEGVITVDEAKSIETTLDIVEGMQFDRGYVSPYMVTDPEAMIATFNDPFILIYDKKIASMKDLLPVLEKIAQAGRPLVIIAEEVEGEALATIVVNTLRKTIQCVAVKAPGFGDRRKAMLEDIAILTGGQVISEDLGMKLENADVKMLGRAKKVVVDKENTTIIEGAGASKDIQGRVNQIKKQIEDTTSDYDREKLQERLAKLAGGVAVIHVGAATEVEMKEKKARVEDALSATRAAVEEGIVPGGGLTLLRAQDAVKGLKLSGDEQTGANIILRALEEPIRMITSNAGLEGSVIVEQARAKKGNEGFNALTMVWEDLIKAGVVDPAKVVRSALQNAASIGAMILTTEVTITDKPEPKDAAGAGMGGMGGMGGMGGMGGMM, from the coding sequence ATGGCTAAAACAATCGAATTTGATGAATCAGCTCGTAGAAAACTTCTTAGCGGAGTGAACAAACTCGCTAACGCAGTAAAGGTGACTCTCGGACCAAAAGGCCGTAACGTAGTCATCGACAAAAAATTTGGATCTCCTACTATCACTAAAGACGGCGTAACGGTTGCTAAAGAAATCGAACTAGAAGATGCAATCGAAAACATGGGCGCTCAAATGGTGAAAGAAGTTTCCACCAAGACGAATGACATTGCTGGAGACGGAACAACAACTGCAACCATCCTTGCACAAGCCATCATCAATGAAGGTTTGAAAAACGTAACTGCTGGTGCAAACCCAATGGCTCTCAAACACGGGATTGACAAAGCAGTTGTTGCGGCAGTAGAAGAAATCAAAAAACACGCAATCAAAATCAATAGCAAAGCAGAATACGCAAACGTTGCGACTATCTCTGCCAACAATGATCCAGAAATCGGAAACCTCATTGCACAAGCTTTTGACAAAGTAGGTAAAGAAGGTGTGATCACTGTTGATGAAGCAAAATCCATCGAAACTACTCTTGATATCGTAGAAGGGATGCAATTTGATCGTGGATACGTGTCTCCTTACATGGTGACAGATCCAGAAGCGATGATCGCAACTTTTAACGATCCATTCATCTTGATTTATGACAAAAAAATTGCTTCGATGAAAGACCTTCTCCCTGTGCTTGAAAAAATTGCACAAGCAGGAAGACCACTAGTTATCATCGCTGAAGAAGTGGAAGGCGAAGCTCTTGCAACGATCGTGGTTAACACCCTTCGCAAAACCATCCAATGTGTGGCTGTCAAAGCTCCAGGGTTTGGTGACAGAAGAAAAGCAATGCTCGAAGACATTGCCATCCTCACTGGTGGACAAGTGATTTCTGAAGACCTCGGAATGAAACTTGAAAACGCTGATGTTAAGATGCTCGGTCGTGCGAAAAAAGTGGTCGTGGACAAAGAAAACACAACCATCATCGAAGGTGCTGGTGCTTCTAAAGACATCCAAGGCCGCGTAAACCAAATCAAAAAACAAATCGAAGATACAACTTCTGATTACGATCGTGAAAAACTCCAAGAACGCCTTGCAAAACTTGCTGGTGGTGTTGCTGTGATCCACGTGGGTGCGGCTACTGAAGTGGAAATGAAAGAGAAAAAAGCTCGTGTAGAGGATGCTCTTTCTGCTACTCGCGCTGCTGTGGAAGAAGGAATTGTTCCTGGTGGTGGACTCACACTCCTACGTGCACAAGACGCAGTGAAAGGATTAAAACTTTCTGGCGACGAACAAACTGGTGCAAACATCATATTACGCGCATTAGAAGAGCCTATTCGTATGATCACTTCCAATGCAGGTCTTGAAGGATCTGTGATTGTGGAACAAGCTCGTGCGAAAAAAGGAAACGAAGGATTTAACGCACTCACTATGGTTTGGGAAGACCTCATCAAAGCTGGTGTTGTTGACCCTGCGAAAGTAGTTCGTTCTGCCCTTCAAAATGCTGCTTCTATTGGTGCGATGATCCTCACCACTGAAGTGACCATTACAGACAAACCTGAGCCAAAAGATGCTGCTGGTGCTGGAATGGGCGGCATGGGAGGAATGGGTGGTATGGGAGGAATGGGCGGCATGATGTAA
- the groES gene encoding co-chaperone GroES: MASIKPLGDRVVVEPKNESEEKIGSIIVPDTAKEKPQEGKVIAVGQGRYEDGKLVPLEVKVGDTVLYGKYSGTEVKQGGKELLIIRENDILGVVTN, encoded by the coding sequence ATGGCATCAATCAAACCTTTAGGCGACCGAGTCGTCGTAGAGCCAAAGAATGAGTCGGAAGAAAAAATCGGATCCATCATCGTACCAGACACTGCCAAAGAAAAACCGCAAGAAGGCAAAGTCATCGCAGTGGGACAAGGCCGATACGAAGACGGTAAACTCGTTCCTTTAGAAGTAAAGGTAGGAGACACAGTTCTTTACGGAAAGTATTCCGGAACAGAAGTCAAACAAGGCGGAAAGGAATTACTCATCATCCGTGAAAACGACATTCTCGGTGTTGTGACAAACTAA